A stretch of the Acyrthosiphon pisum isolate AL4f chromosome A2, pea_aphid_22Mar2018_4r6ur, whole genome shotgun sequence genome encodes the following:
- the LOC100165001 gene encoding glucose transporter type 1 isoform X3: MVAIKNELDTVQQVKEEIEELREYVDRLELQSHRRKLRLLEQGLTFFLSYTILASMLGMLQFGYNTGVINAPEGNIEKFIKDVFEDRYKENMDHGQAELLYSFAVSIFAIGGMLGGFSGGIIANRFGRKGGLLLNSFVGIGGACLMGLTKYFNSYEVLFIGRFIIGVNCGLNTSLVPMYISEIAPLNLRGGLGTVNQLAVTTGLLISQILGIEQILGTDEGWPLLLGLAICPAILQLILLPVCPESPRYLLITKQWEEEARKALRRLRATNQIEEDIEEMRAEERAQQSEATISMMELVCSPTLRQPLIISVVMQLSQQLSGINAVFYYSTSLFITAGLAENVAKFVTIGIGVIMVNMTLVTMPLMDKTGRRTLHLYGLGGMFIFSIFITISLLITEFFGFVQEMIDWMSYLAVVSILGFVVFFAVGPGSIPWMITAELFSQGPRPAAMSIAVLINWVANFAVGIGFQPLKTALDNYTFLPFSVLLAIFWIFTYKKVPETKNKTFEEILALFRQNGRSMLNYSNALDEHLPPSERASLMVAEEKPLPDSSPVQHSPTDPEVCAVCVNTGSSLMMTSPNVTRRSSHTLSNHVCQMD; encoded by the exons ATGGTGGCCATCAAGAACGAACTGGACACCGTGCAACAGGTCAAGGAGGAGATCGAGGAGCTCAGGGAGTACGTGGACCGTCTGGAGCTGCAGTCGCATCGCAGGAAGCTCAGGCTGCTCGAACAG GGACTTACATTCTTTTTGTCCTATACAATATTGGCGTCGATGCTGGGCATGCTTCAATTCGGTTACAATACTGGAGTGATAAATGCACCCGAAggg AACATAGAGAAGTTCATCAAAGATGTGTTTGAAGAtcgatataaagaaaatatggaCCATGGGCAAGCTGAGTTACTCTACTCTTTTGCAGTGTCCATTTTCGCCATCGGTGGCATGTTAGGTGGCTTCAGCGGCGGCATCATAGCCAATCGTTTCGGCAG AAAAGGAGGTTTACTGCTGAATAGTTTTGTTGGCATTGGTGGTGCTTGCTTAATGGGTCTCACCAAGTACTTCAATTCCTATgaagttttatttattggtcGATTCATTATAGGAGTCAACTGTG GTTTAAATACATCACTAGTGCCAATGTATATATCAGAAATAGCGCCGCTCAACCTACGAGGTGGCCTCGGAACTGTCAATCAGTTAGCCGTGACCACTGGACTGCTCATATCCCAGATATTGGGAATAGAACAAATTTTGGGTACAGACGAAGGCTGGCCTTTATTATTAG GATTAGCTATATGCCCTGccatattacaattaattttactacCTGTATGTCCTGAATCACCAAGGTATCTGTTGATAACCAAACAATGGGAAGAAGAAGCAAGAAAAG CTCTGAGAAGGTTACGTGCAACCAATCAGATTGAAGAAGACATTGAAGAAATGCGTGCTGAAGAACGTGCTCAACAGTCTGAAGCTACGATATCCATGATGGAATTAGTATGCTCACCCACTCTAAGACAACCACTTATCATTAGTGTAGTCATGCAGTTGTCGCAACAGTTGTCCGGCATAAATGCA gtGTTTTACTATTCAACTAGCCTGTTCATAACTGCTGGTTTGGCTGAGAATGTAGCTAAATTTGTAACAATAGGGATTGGTGTAATTATGGTGAATATGACGCTGGTGACCATGCCATTGATGGATAAAACTGGTCGAAGGACATTACATCTTTACGGTCTAGGTggaatgtttatattctcaATATTCATTACGATATCATTGTTAATCACA GAGTTTTTCGGTTTTGTGCAGGAAATGATCGACTGGATGTCGTACTTAGCTGTCGTATCCATACTTGGATTTGTCGTATTCTTTGCCGTTGGTCCTGGCTCCATACCTTGGATGATTACTGCGGAGCTCTTCAGTCAGGGTCCTCGGCCTGCGGCTATGTCCATCGCCGTGCTCATAAATTGGGTGGCCAACTTCGCCGTCGGCATTGGCTTCCAACCTCTAAAG actGCATTGGATAATTATACATTCCTACCGTTCAGTGTATTGCTGGCAATATTCTGGATATTTACTTATAAGAAAGTGCCAGAGACCAAAAACAAAACGTTCGAAGAGATATTAGCTCTATTTCGGCAAAACGGCAG GAGTATGTTAAACTATTCAAACGCGTTAGACGAGCATTTACCGCCCTCCGAAAGGGCATCATTAATGGTGGCTGAGGAGAAACCTTTGCCAGACTCAT
- the LOC100165001 gene encoding glucose transporter type 1 isoform X1 — protein sequence MVAIKNELDTVQQVKEEIEELREYVDRLELQSHRRKLRLLEQGLTFFLSYTILASMLGMLQFGYNTGVINAPEGNIEKFIKDVFEDRYKENMDHGQAELLYSFAVSIFAIGGMLGGFSGGIIANRFGRKGGLLLNSFVGIGGACLMGLTKYFNSYEVLFIGRFIIGVNCGLNTSLVPMYISEIAPLNLRGGLGTVNQLAVTTGLLISQILGIEQILGTDEGWPLLLGLAICPAILQLILLPVCPESPRYLLITKQWEEEARKALRRLRATNQIEEDIEEMRAEERAQQSEATISMMELVCSPTLRQPLIISVVMQLSQQLSGINAVFYYSTSLFITAGLAENVAKFVTIGIGVIMVNMTLVTMPLMDKTGRRTLHLYGLGGMFIFSIFITISLLITEFFGFVQEMIDWMSYLAVVSILGFVVFFAVGPGSIPWMITAELFSQGPRPAAMSIAVLINWVANFAVGIGFQPLKTALDNYTFLPFSVLLAIFWIFTYKKVPETKNKTFEEILALFRQNGRGSVLESSRLYGSMLNYSNALDEHLPPSERASLMVAEEKPLPDSSPVQHSPTDPEVCAVCVNTGSSLMMTSPNVTRRSSHTLSNHVCQMD from the exons ATGGTGGCCATCAAGAACGAACTGGACACCGTGCAACAGGTCAAGGAGGAGATCGAGGAGCTCAGGGAGTACGTGGACCGTCTGGAGCTGCAGTCGCATCGCAGGAAGCTCAGGCTGCTCGAACAG GGACTTACATTCTTTTTGTCCTATACAATATTGGCGTCGATGCTGGGCATGCTTCAATTCGGTTACAATACTGGAGTGATAAATGCACCCGAAggg AACATAGAGAAGTTCATCAAAGATGTGTTTGAAGAtcgatataaagaaaatatggaCCATGGGCAAGCTGAGTTACTCTACTCTTTTGCAGTGTCCATTTTCGCCATCGGTGGCATGTTAGGTGGCTTCAGCGGCGGCATCATAGCCAATCGTTTCGGCAG AAAAGGAGGTTTACTGCTGAATAGTTTTGTTGGCATTGGTGGTGCTTGCTTAATGGGTCTCACCAAGTACTTCAATTCCTATgaagttttatttattggtcGATTCATTATAGGAGTCAACTGTG GTTTAAATACATCACTAGTGCCAATGTATATATCAGAAATAGCGCCGCTCAACCTACGAGGTGGCCTCGGAACTGTCAATCAGTTAGCCGTGACCACTGGACTGCTCATATCCCAGATATTGGGAATAGAACAAATTTTGGGTACAGACGAAGGCTGGCCTTTATTATTAG GATTAGCTATATGCCCTGccatattacaattaattttactacCTGTATGTCCTGAATCACCAAGGTATCTGTTGATAACCAAACAATGGGAAGAAGAAGCAAGAAAAG CTCTGAGAAGGTTACGTGCAACCAATCAGATTGAAGAAGACATTGAAGAAATGCGTGCTGAAGAACGTGCTCAACAGTCTGAAGCTACGATATCCATGATGGAATTAGTATGCTCACCCACTCTAAGACAACCACTTATCATTAGTGTAGTCATGCAGTTGTCGCAACAGTTGTCCGGCATAAATGCA gtGTTTTACTATTCAACTAGCCTGTTCATAACTGCTGGTTTGGCTGAGAATGTAGCTAAATTTGTAACAATAGGGATTGGTGTAATTATGGTGAATATGACGCTGGTGACCATGCCATTGATGGATAAAACTGGTCGAAGGACATTACATCTTTACGGTCTAGGTggaatgtttatattctcaATATTCATTACGATATCATTGTTAATCACA GAGTTTTTCGGTTTTGTGCAGGAAATGATCGACTGGATGTCGTACTTAGCTGTCGTATCCATACTTGGATTTGTCGTATTCTTTGCCGTTGGTCCTGGCTCCATACCTTGGATGATTACTGCGGAGCTCTTCAGTCAGGGTCCTCGGCCTGCGGCTATGTCCATCGCCGTGCTCATAAATTGGGTGGCCAACTTCGCCGTCGGCATTGGCTTCCAACCTCTAAAG actGCATTGGATAATTATACATTCCTACCGTTCAGTGTATTGCTGGCAATATTCTGGATATTTACTTATAAGAAAGTGCCAGAGACCAAAAACAAAACGTTCGAAGAGATATTAGCTCTATTTCGGCAAAACGGCAG AGGAAGCGTCTTGGAATCAAGTCGCTTATACGG GAGTATGTTAAACTATTCAAACGCGTTAGACGAGCATTTACCGCCCTCCGAAAGGGCATCATTAATGGTGGCTGAGGAGAAACCTTTGCCAGACTCAT
- the LOC100165001 gene encoding glucose transporter type 1 isoform X4, producing the protein MVAIKNELDTVQQVKEEIEELREYVDRLELQSHRRKLRLLEQGLTFFLSYTILASMLGMLQFGYNTGVINAPEGNIEKFIKDVFEDRYKENMDHGQAELLYSFAVSIFAIGGMLGGFSGGIIANRFGRKGGLLLNSFVGIGGACLMGLTKYFNSYEVLFIGRFIIGVNCGLNTSLVPMYISEIAPLNLRGGLGTVNQLAVTTGLLISQILGIEQILGTDEGWPLLLGLAICPAILQLILLPVCPESPRYLLITKQWEEEARKALRRLRATNQIEEDIEEMRAEERAQQSEATISMMELVCSPTLRQPLIISVVMQLSQQLSGINAVFYYSTSLFITAGLAENVAKFVTIGIGVIMVNMTLVTMPLMDKTGRRTLHLYGLGGMFIFSIFITISLLITEMIDWMSYLAVVSILGFVVFFAVGPGSIPWMITAELFSQGPRPAAMSIAVLINWVANFAVGIGFQPLKTALDNYTFLPFSVLLAIFWIFTYKKVPETKNKTFEEILALFRQNGRSMLNYSNALDEHLPPSERASLMVAEEKPLPDSSPVQHSPTDPEVCAVCVNTGSSLMMTSPNVTRRSSHTLSNHVCQMD; encoded by the exons ATGGTGGCCATCAAGAACGAACTGGACACCGTGCAACAGGTCAAGGAGGAGATCGAGGAGCTCAGGGAGTACGTGGACCGTCTGGAGCTGCAGTCGCATCGCAGGAAGCTCAGGCTGCTCGAACAG GGACTTACATTCTTTTTGTCCTATACAATATTGGCGTCGATGCTGGGCATGCTTCAATTCGGTTACAATACTGGAGTGATAAATGCACCCGAAggg AACATAGAGAAGTTCATCAAAGATGTGTTTGAAGAtcgatataaagaaaatatggaCCATGGGCAAGCTGAGTTACTCTACTCTTTTGCAGTGTCCATTTTCGCCATCGGTGGCATGTTAGGTGGCTTCAGCGGCGGCATCATAGCCAATCGTTTCGGCAG AAAAGGAGGTTTACTGCTGAATAGTTTTGTTGGCATTGGTGGTGCTTGCTTAATGGGTCTCACCAAGTACTTCAATTCCTATgaagttttatttattggtcGATTCATTATAGGAGTCAACTGTG GTTTAAATACATCACTAGTGCCAATGTATATATCAGAAATAGCGCCGCTCAACCTACGAGGTGGCCTCGGAACTGTCAATCAGTTAGCCGTGACCACTGGACTGCTCATATCCCAGATATTGGGAATAGAACAAATTTTGGGTACAGACGAAGGCTGGCCTTTATTATTAG GATTAGCTATATGCCCTGccatattacaattaattttactacCTGTATGTCCTGAATCACCAAGGTATCTGTTGATAACCAAACAATGGGAAGAAGAAGCAAGAAAAG CTCTGAGAAGGTTACGTGCAACCAATCAGATTGAAGAAGACATTGAAGAAATGCGTGCTGAAGAACGTGCTCAACAGTCTGAAGCTACGATATCCATGATGGAATTAGTATGCTCACCCACTCTAAGACAACCACTTATCATTAGTGTAGTCATGCAGTTGTCGCAACAGTTGTCCGGCATAAATGCA gtGTTTTACTATTCAACTAGCCTGTTCATAACTGCTGGTTTGGCTGAGAATGTAGCTAAATTTGTAACAATAGGGATTGGTGTAATTATGGTGAATATGACGCTGGTGACCATGCCATTGATGGATAAAACTGGTCGAAGGACATTACATCTTTACGGTCTAGGTggaatgtttatattctcaATATTCATTACGATATCATTGTTAATCACA GAAATGATCGACTGGATGTCGTACTTAGCTGTCGTATCCATACTTGGATTTGTCGTATTCTTTGCCGTTGGTCCTGGCTCCATACCTTGGATGATTACTGCGGAGCTCTTCAGTCAGGGTCCTCGGCCTGCGGCTATGTCCATCGCCGTGCTCATAAATTGGGTGGCCAACTTCGCCGTCGGCATTGGCTTCCAACCTCTAAAG actGCATTGGATAATTATACATTCCTACCGTTCAGTGTATTGCTGGCAATATTCTGGATATTTACTTATAAGAAAGTGCCAGAGACCAAAAACAAAACGTTCGAAGAGATATTAGCTCTATTTCGGCAAAACGGCAG GAGTATGTTAAACTATTCAAACGCGTTAGACGAGCATTTACCGCCCTCCGAAAGGGCATCATTAATGGTGGCTGAGGAGAAACCTTTGCCAGACTCAT
- the LOC100165001 gene encoding glucose transporter type 1 isoform X2 gives MVAIKNELDTVQQVKEEIEELREYVDRLELQSHRRKLRLLEQGLTFFLSYTILASMLGMLQFGYNTGVINAPEGNIEKFIKDVFEDRYKENMDHGQAELLYSFAVSIFAIGGMLGGFSGGIIANRFGRKGGLLLNSFVGIGGACLMGLTKYFNSYEVLFIGRFIIGVNCGLNTSLVPMYISEIAPLNLRGGLGTVNQLAVTTGLLISQILGIEQILGTDEGWPLLLGLAICPAILQLILLPVCPESPRYLLITKQWEEEARKALRRLRATNQIEEDIEEMRAEERAQQSEATISMMELVCSPTLRQPLIISVVMQLSQQLSGINAVFYYSTSLFITAGLAENVAKFVTIGIGVIMVNMTLVTMPLMDKTGRRTLHLYGLGGMFIFSIFITISLLITEMIDWMSYLAVVSILGFVVFFAVGPGSIPWMITAELFSQGPRPAAMSIAVLINWVANFAVGIGFQPLKTALDNYTFLPFSVLLAIFWIFTYKKVPETKNKTFEEILALFRQNGRGSVLESSRLYGSMLNYSNALDEHLPPSERASLMVAEEKPLPDSSPVQHSPTDPEVCAVCVNTGSSLMMTSPNVTRRSSHTLSNHVCQMD, from the exons ATGGTGGCCATCAAGAACGAACTGGACACCGTGCAACAGGTCAAGGAGGAGATCGAGGAGCTCAGGGAGTACGTGGACCGTCTGGAGCTGCAGTCGCATCGCAGGAAGCTCAGGCTGCTCGAACAG GGACTTACATTCTTTTTGTCCTATACAATATTGGCGTCGATGCTGGGCATGCTTCAATTCGGTTACAATACTGGAGTGATAAATGCACCCGAAggg AACATAGAGAAGTTCATCAAAGATGTGTTTGAAGAtcgatataaagaaaatatggaCCATGGGCAAGCTGAGTTACTCTACTCTTTTGCAGTGTCCATTTTCGCCATCGGTGGCATGTTAGGTGGCTTCAGCGGCGGCATCATAGCCAATCGTTTCGGCAG AAAAGGAGGTTTACTGCTGAATAGTTTTGTTGGCATTGGTGGTGCTTGCTTAATGGGTCTCACCAAGTACTTCAATTCCTATgaagttttatttattggtcGATTCATTATAGGAGTCAACTGTG GTTTAAATACATCACTAGTGCCAATGTATATATCAGAAATAGCGCCGCTCAACCTACGAGGTGGCCTCGGAACTGTCAATCAGTTAGCCGTGACCACTGGACTGCTCATATCCCAGATATTGGGAATAGAACAAATTTTGGGTACAGACGAAGGCTGGCCTTTATTATTAG GATTAGCTATATGCCCTGccatattacaattaattttactacCTGTATGTCCTGAATCACCAAGGTATCTGTTGATAACCAAACAATGGGAAGAAGAAGCAAGAAAAG CTCTGAGAAGGTTACGTGCAACCAATCAGATTGAAGAAGACATTGAAGAAATGCGTGCTGAAGAACGTGCTCAACAGTCTGAAGCTACGATATCCATGATGGAATTAGTATGCTCACCCACTCTAAGACAACCACTTATCATTAGTGTAGTCATGCAGTTGTCGCAACAGTTGTCCGGCATAAATGCA gtGTTTTACTATTCAACTAGCCTGTTCATAACTGCTGGTTTGGCTGAGAATGTAGCTAAATTTGTAACAATAGGGATTGGTGTAATTATGGTGAATATGACGCTGGTGACCATGCCATTGATGGATAAAACTGGTCGAAGGACATTACATCTTTACGGTCTAGGTggaatgtttatattctcaATATTCATTACGATATCATTGTTAATCACA GAAATGATCGACTGGATGTCGTACTTAGCTGTCGTATCCATACTTGGATTTGTCGTATTCTTTGCCGTTGGTCCTGGCTCCATACCTTGGATGATTACTGCGGAGCTCTTCAGTCAGGGTCCTCGGCCTGCGGCTATGTCCATCGCCGTGCTCATAAATTGGGTGGCCAACTTCGCCGTCGGCATTGGCTTCCAACCTCTAAAG actGCATTGGATAATTATACATTCCTACCGTTCAGTGTATTGCTGGCAATATTCTGGATATTTACTTATAAGAAAGTGCCAGAGACCAAAAACAAAACGTTCGAAGAGATATTAGCTCTATTTCGGCAAAACGGCAG AGGAAGCGTCTTGGAATCAAGTCGCTTATACGG GAGTATGTTAAACTATTCAAACGCGTTAGACGAGCATTTACCGCCCTCCGAAAGGGCATCATTAATGGTGGCTGAGGAGAAACCTTTGCCAGACTCAT
- the LOC100165001 gene encoding glucose transporter type 1 isoform X6 encodes MVAIKNELDTVQQVKEEIEELREYVDRLELQSHRRKLRLLEQGLTFFLSYTILASMLGMLQFGYNTGVINAPEGNIEKFIKDVFEDRYKENMDHGQAELLYSFAVSIFAIGGMLGGFSGGIIANRFGRKGGLLLNSFVGIGGACLMGLTKYFNSYEVLFIGRFIIGVNCGLNTSLVPMYISEIAPLNLRGGLGTVNQLAVTTGLLISQILGIEQILGTDEGWPLLLGLAICPAILQLILLPVCPESPRYLLITKQWEEEARKALRRLRATNQIEEDIEEMRAEERAQQSEATISMMELVCSPTLRQPLIISVVMQLSQQLSGINAVFYYSTSLFITAGLAENVAKFVTIGIGVIMVNMTLVTMPLMDKTGRRTLHLYGLGGMFIFSIFITISLLITEFFGFVQEMIDWMSYLAVVSILGFVVFFAVGPGSIPWMITAELFSQGPRPAAMSIAVLINWVANFAVGIGFQPLKTALDNYTFLPFSVLLAIFWIFTYKKVPETKNKTFEEILALFRQNGSLVEIEASKTTSTITLVRPEDTPLDTDKNASYTPDIQ; translated from the exons ATGGTGGCCATCAAGAACGAACTGGACACCGTGCAACAGGTCAAGGAGGAGATCGAGGAGCTCAGGGAGTACGTGGACCGTCTGGAGCTGCAGTCGCATCGCAGGAAGCTCAGGCTGCTCGAACAG GGACTTACATTCTTTTTGTCCTATACAATATTGGCGTCGATGCTGGGCATGCTTCAATTCGGTTACAATACTGGAGTGATAAATGCACCCGAAggg AACATAGAGAAGTTCATCAAAGATGTGTTTGAAGAtcgatataaagaaaatatggaCCATGGGCAAGCTGAGTTACTCTACTCTTTTGCAGTGTCCATTTTCGCCATCGGTGGCATGTTAGGTGGCTTCAGCGGCGGCATCATAGCCAATCGTTTCGGCAG AAAAGGAGGTTTACTGCTGAATAGTTTTGTTGGCATTGGTGGTGCTTGCTTAATGGGTCTCACCAAGTACTTCAATTCCTATgaagttttatttattggtcGATTCATTATAGGAGTCAACTGTG GTTTAAATACATCACTAGTGCCAATGTATATATCAGAAATAGCGCCGCTCAACCTACGAGGTGGCCTCGGAACTGTCAATCAGTTAGCCGTGACCACTGGACTGCTCATATCCCAGATATTGGGAATAGAACAAATTTTGGGTACAGACGAAGGCTGGCCTTTATTATTAG GATTAGCTATATGCCCTGccatattacaattaattttactacCTGTATGTCCTGAATCACCAAGGTATCTGTTGATAACCAAACAATGGGAAGAAGAAGCAAGAAAAG CTCTGAGAAGGTTACGTGCAACCAATCAGATTGAAGAAGACATTGAAGAAATGCGTGCTGAAGAACGTGCTCAACAGTCTGAAGCTACGATATCCATGATGGAATTAGTATGCTCACCCACTCTAAGACAACCACTTATCATTAGTGTAGTCATGCAGTTGTCGCAACAGTTGTCCGGCATAAATGCA gtGTTTTACTATTCAACTAGCCTGTTCATAACTGCTGGTTTGGCTGAGAATGTAGCTAAATTTGTAACAATAGGGATTGGTGTAATTATGGTGAATATGACGCTGGTGACCATGCCATTGATGGATAAAACTGGTCGAAGGACATTACATCTTTACGGTCTAGGTggaatgtttatattctcaATATTCATTACGATATCATTGTTAATCACA GAGTTTTTCGGTTTTGTGCAGGAAATGATCGACTGGATGTCGTACTTAGCTGTCGTATCCATACTTGGATTTGTCGTATTCTTTGCCGTTGGTCCTGGCTCCATACCTTGGATGATTACTGCGGAGCTCTTCAGTCAGGGTCCTCGGCCTGCGGCTATGTCCATCGCCGTGCTCATAAATTGGGTGGCCAACTTCGCCGTCGGCATTGGCTTCCAACCTCTAAAG actGCATTGGATAATTATACATTCCTACCGTTCAGTGTATTGCTGGCAATATTCTGGATATTTACTTATAAGAAAGTGCCAGAGACCAAAAACAAAACGTTCGAAGAGATATTAGCTCTATTTCGGCAAAACGGCAG tttgGTAGAGATCGAGGCTAGTAAAACCACGTCTACGATCACCTTAGTGAGACCAGAGGATACACCGTTAGACACGGATAAAAACGCTTCTTATACTCCCGACatacaataa
- the LOC100165001 gene encoding glucose transporter type 1 isoform X5: MVAIKNELDTVQQVKEEIEELREYVDRLELQSHRRKLRLLEQGLTFFLSYTILASMLGMLQFGYNTGVINAPEGNIEKFIKDVFEDRYKENMDHGQAELLYSFAVSIFAIGGMLGGFSGGIIANRFGRKGGLLLNSFVGIGGACLMGLTKYFNSYEVLFIGRFIIGVNCGLNTSLVPMYISEIAPLNLRGGLGTVNQLAVTTGLLISQILGIEQILGTDEGWPLLLGLAICPAILQLILLPVCPESPRYLLITKQWEEEARKALRRLRATNQIEEDIEEMRAEERAQQSEATISMMELVCSPTLRQPLIISVVMQLSQQLSGINAVFYYSTSLFITAGLAENVAKFVTIGIGVIMVNMTLVTMPLMDKTGRRTLHLYGLGGMFIFSIFITISLLITEFFGFVQEMIDWMSYLAVVSILGFVVFFAVGPGSIPWMITAELFSQGPRPAAMSIAVLINWVANFAVGIGFQPLKTALDNYTFLPFSVLLAIFWIFTYKKVPETKNKTFEEILALFRQNGRGSVLESSRLYGTSTTLSDGPGGVCCMRQHWQFPHDDVSERNSPVESHAQ, from the exons ATGGTGGCCATCAAGAACGAACTGGACACCGTGCAACAGGTCAAGGAGGAGATCGAGGAGCTCAGGGAGTACGTGGACCGTCTGGAGCTGCAGTCGCATCGCAGGAAGCTCAGGCTGCTCGAACAG GGACTTACATTCTTTTTGTCCTATACAATATTGGCGTCGATGCTGGGCATGCTTCAATTCGGTTACAATACTGGAGTGATAAATGCACCCGAAggg AACATAGAGAAGTTCATCAAAGATGTGTTTGAAGAtcgatataaagaaaatatggaCCATGGGCAAGCTGAGTTACTCTACTCTTTTGCAGTGTCCATTTTCGCCATCGGTGGCATGTTAGGTGGCTTCAGCGGCGGCATCATAGCCAATCGTTTCGGCAG AAAAGGAGGTTTACTGCTGAATAGTTTTGTTGGCATTGGTGGTGCTTGCTTAATGGGTCTCACCAAGTACTTCAATTCCTATgaagttttatttattggtcGATTCATTATAGGAGTCAACTGTG GTTTAAATACATCACTAGTGCCAATGTATATATCAGAAATAGCGCCGCTCAACCTACGAGGTGGCCTCGGAACTGTCAATCAGTTAGCCGTGACCACTGGACTGCTCATATCCCAGATATTGGGAATAGAACAAATTTTGGGTACAGACGAAGGCTGGCCTTTATTATTAG GATTAGCTATATGCCCTGccatattacaattaattttactacCTGTATGTCCTGAATCACCAAGGTATCTGTTGATAACCAAACAATGGGAAGAAGAAGCAAGAAAAG CTCTGAGAAGGTTACGTGCAACCAATCAGATTGAAGAAGACATTGAAGAAATGCGTGCTGAAGAACGTGCTCAACAGTCTGAAGCTACGATATCCATGATGGAATTAGTATGCTCACCCACTCTAAGACAACCACTTATCATTAGTGTAGTCATGCAGTTGTCGCAACAGTTGTCCGGCATAAATGCA gtGTTTTACTATTCAACTAGCCTGTTCATAACTGCTGGTTTGGCTGAGAATGTAGCTAAATTTGTAACAATAGGGATTGGTGTAATTATGGTGAATATGACGCTGGTGACCATGCCATTGATGGATAAAACTGGTCGAAGGACATTACATCTTTACGGTCTAGGTggaatgtttatattctcaATATTCATTACGATATCATTGTTAATCACA GAGTTTTTCGGTTTTGTGCAGGAAATGATCGACTGGATGTCGTACTTAGCTGTCGTATCCATACTTGGATTTGTCGTATTCTTTGCCGTTGGTCCTGGCTCCATACCTTGGATGATTACTGCGGAGCTCTTCAGTCAGGGTCCTCGGCCTGCGGCTATGTCCATCGCCGTGCTCATAAATTGGGTGGCCAACTTCGCCGTCGGCATTGGCTTCCAACCTCTAAAG actGCATTGGATAATTATACATTCCTACCGTTCAGTGTATTGCTGGCAATATTCTGGATATTTACTTATAAGAAAGTGCCAGAGACCAAAAACAAAACGTTCGAAGAGATATTAGCTCTATTTCGGCAAAACGGCAG AGGAAGCGTCTTGGAATCAAGTCGCTTATACGG